The DNA sequence GGAAAAAATCGGCGACGTAGGCCTCTTGCATCAGCTCAACGGCTCGTCCAATTCCATTTCCCTGCACATTCCCTGGGATATTCCCCAGGATATTGCCGGCCTGGAGCAGCTGCAACGCGAGTACGGCCTGGTCATCGACTCGGTGAACTCCAACACTTTCCAGGACCAGCCGGGCCAGCCGTTTTCCTACAAGTTCGGCTCCCTGAGCCATACCGAGCAGGCCGTGCGCCAGCAGGCTATTCAGCACAACATCGACTGCATCAACTACGGCCGGCAGCTGGGGGCCCGCACTCTGACGGTGTGGCTGGCCGACGGCTCCAACTTCCCCGGCCAGCAGCACCTGCGCCGCGCCTACCGGCGCACCCAGGAATCCTTGGCGGCCATCTACGAGGCCATGCCTTCGGATTGGCAGCTGCTCATCGAGTACAAGCCCTACGAGCCCCACTTCTACTCCATGGTCATTCCCGACTGGGGCACCTCGTACTCGCTCTGCCAGAGCCTGGGGCAGAACGCCAACGTGCTGGTCGATTTGGGCCACCATTTGCCCAACACCAACATCGAGCAGATCGTGGGCCGGTTGCAGCAGTTCGGCCGCCTCGGGGGCTTCCACTTCAACGGCTCGATGTACGGCGACGACGACCTGACCACCGGCAGCAGCAAGCCCTTCCAGCTGTTTCTGATCTTCAACGAGCTGGTCGACGCCGCCCGGGATACGTCGGTGACCAACCCGCTGGTGGCCTACATGATTGACGCCAGCCACAACACCAAGGACCCGCTGGAAGACTTGCTGCAGTCCATCGAAAACATCCTCGGGGCCTACGCCAAGGCCCTGCTCGTGGACCGCGAAGCCCTGCACGAAGCCCAGGAAACGAACGACGTGGTGCGGGCCGAGGAAATCCTGCGCGACGCCTTTTTGCTCGACGTGCGGCCCCTCGTGGCGGAAGCCTACCGCCAGAGCGGCGGGGCCCTGAAGCCCGTAGCAGCCTACCGCGCCGCCGGCGTGCGCGAGCAGCTGATTCAGCAGCGGGGCAAACTCAGCGTATCGACCGGACTATGAAAACGGGCATGAAAAAGTCGATTTACGCCGTGTTCGACATCGGCAAGACCAACAAGAAGCTCATCCTCTTCGACGAGGACCAGCAGATTATCGACGAGCAGCTCCACGTCTGCACTGACGTGCTCGACGACGACGGCTTTACGTGCGACCATCTGCCCCGGCTCACCGAGTGGGTGCTCCGGCACTGGGAAGAGCTGAGGCGCAGTCCGCACTACTCGGTCAAGGGCGTCAATTTCACCGCTTATGGGGCCAGCTTCGTCCACCTCGGGGCCGACGGCCAGCCCGTGGCCCCGCTCTACAACTACCTCAAGCCCATTCCCGACGACATTCAGCGGCAGTTTTACGCCCAGCTAAGCCAGTCGCCCGACGAATTCGCGGCCGACACCTGCTCGCCCCGGCTGGGCCTGCTCAACTCGGGCTTGCAGCTTTACTGGCTCAAATACGCCAAGCCCGAGCTGTACGCGCAGATTCACACCTCGCTGCATTTGCCCAATTACCTTTCCTACCTGCTCACGGGCGAGAAGTTCAGCGACTACACCTCCGTGGGCTGCCACACGGCGCTGTGGGACTACCAGCGCCGCCAGTACCACGACTGGGTGCGCCGCGAGGGCATCGACGAAAAGCTCGCGCCCCTGACCAAGGACTCTATTGCCAGCGTTGTCGACGGTATCATGGTGGGCGTGGGCTTGCACGACAGCACCTCGGCCGTGATGCCCTACCTGGCCGAAAACGACGAGCCTTTCGTGCTGATTTCGACCGGCACCTGGTCTGTTACCATCAACCCCTTCAACAGCCAGCCGCTCACGCCCGAGCTGCTGCGCCGCGACTGCCTGAGCTTTATGACGCCCCGCGGCGAGGCCACCCGCGCCTCCCGGGTCTTCCTGGGCCGGGAGCACGACTACCAGGTGGAGCGCATTGCCAGCTACTTCCACGTCAAGCCCGATTTCTACCGCTCCATCGTGCTGGCCCGGCCCTACGACGAAACCTCCACCCTGTTTATGCCCGCCTGCATGGCCGGCACCGGCCCCTTCCCCGACCAGCCCGCCGCCGACTGGGACCTGTCGGGCTTCCGCACCGCCTCCGATGCCTACCAGCACCTGATGCACGGCCTGATTCACCTCCTGCTCGAATCCATCCACTTGGTGTGGCAGGGCGAGAAAACCATCTTCGTCGACGGCGGCTTTGCCCGCAACCCGCTCTTCATGCAAACCCTGAGCTGGAACTTCCCCAAAGCCGAAATCCGCACCCTGGAAGTCCCCCAGGCCACCGCCCTGGGCGCCTTAGTCCACCTGGAACAAGGCGAAGCCTGGAAAAAAACCCAGCTGCTGTTTATGTGATGATTGTTGATTGTTGGGAGTTGATTGTTATCGTTGAACGGCAACAATCAACTCCCAACAATCAACAATCATTCTATTCCTTCAAACTGGTATTCGTGTATTTGATGAGCGTATTGATGCTTTTGGGTAGCAACTGGAGTTGGGTGAAAATGTGGCCGTATTGTTCAGGAGTCAAAAGCTGACGGGCTTTTGCTTTTTCATTCCAATCCAGCGCTTCCATCAAGGAGCCTCGTGCTATCCGGTAGAATTTGATTTTATCCTTCTTCCCGTAGCGCCCAAATCCTTCTGCTAGGTTAGCCGAAACACTATCGACAGCCCTGATAAACTGTGAGCCGACTGTATTCTGCGCCAAATAATTCCAACACACCACGGCATCCCACACGCAATTGCTTAACGCAAAGCTGATGCGGTACGCTTCCACATCTCCCAACCGAAAATGGCGTGTAGTGTCTTCCATATATCAATAAACCCAATAATCCAGAACAATAACAATCAACTCCCAACAATCAACATTAACCAAATGCGCGTCGCCCTGTTCATTCCCTGCTACGTCGACCAGTTCTACCCGCAGGTGGGCATTGCTTCCTTACAGCTCCTGCAAAAGCTCGGCGTACGGGCCCACTTCCCCGCCCAGCAAACCTGCTGCGGGCAGCCGCTGGCCAACAGCGGCTGCGAGCGGGACGCGCTGCCCATCTACCGCCACTTCGTCGACACTTTCCAGGGCTACGACTACGTGGTGGCCCCCTCCGGCAGCTGCGTGTATCACGTGCGCAAGCACTTCGATAAGCTGGAGCAAACCGCCGAAGTGCAGCACGTGCGCGCCGCCACCTACGATTTGATTGACTTTATCACCCAAATCCTGGGCGTGACGGAGCTACCGGGCCGGTTTCCGCACAAAGTCGGGCTGCACCTGAGCTGCCACGGCCAGCGCGGCCTGCACCAGGCCAACGAGTCGGAGCTGACGCCGGTGCGCGACGGGCAGCTGCGCCGCCTGCTAGCTTCGTTGGAAGGCATTGAGCTCACCGAGCTAGACCGCAACGACGAGTGCTGCGGCTTCGGGGGCACCTTCTGCGTCTCGGAAGAGGCCATTTCCGCCCGCATGGGCCAGGATCGGGTGCAGGACCACCTGCGCAACGGCACCACCATCCTCACCGGCGGCGACATGTCGTGCCTGATGCACCTGCAAGGCATCGTCCGCCGCCGCCAGCTCCCCATGCAGGTCCTGCACGCGGTGGAGATTCTGAATGGTGAGGTGGTGACTTAGCGACTTAGTGACTTAGCGACTTAGTGAGTTGTCGTTCAAGTCGCGCAAACAGAACAAAAACTCACTAAATCACTAAGTCACTAAATCACCACATGAGCCACTCCCTTCGCGCTGCCACTTTCGTAGCTGATGCCGACCGCACCACCTGGCACGACGAAACCCTGTGGTTTGTGCGCCAGAAGCGCGACAAGGCCGTGTACGCCGTGCCCGAGTTTCAGGAGCTGCGGGAGCTGGCCTCCCAGATCAAGGAGCACACCCTGGGCCGGCTGGATGAGTATTTGAAGCAGTTTGAAGCTGAGGCCCGGCGCAACGGCGTGCACGTCCACTGGGCCGCCGACGCGGCCGAGCACAACGATATTATCCTCGATATTATCCGCCGCCATAACGACACGCGCGTGGTCAAGAGTAAGTCCATGCTGACCGAGGAGTGCCACCTGAATCCGCATTTGCTTGGGCACGGCATCGAGGTCATCGACACCGATTTGGGGGAGCGAATCATTCAGCTGCGGGAGGAGGCGCCGAGCCATTTAGTACTGCCGGCCATTCACCTCAAAAAGGAAGACGTGGGCGCCACGTTTCACCAGCATTTGGGCACTGAGAAAGGCAACCACGACCCGCAGCAGCTCACCGAAGCCGCCCGCCAGCATTTGCGGGCCAAGTTTCTGGCCGCCGAAGTGGCCATTTCGGGGGTCAACTTCGCCGTGGCCGAAACCGGCGGCGTGGTTATCTGCACCAACGAGGGCAACGCCGACCTGGGCGTGAACCTGGCCCGGGTCCACATTGCCAGCATGGGCATCGAAAAGCTGATTCCGCGCCTTTCTGACCTGGGCGTGTTTACCCGCCTGCTGGCCCGCAGCGCCACCGGCCAGCCCGTTACCACCTACACCTCGCACTACACCAAGCCCGCCGACGGCCGGGAGCTGCACGTCGTCATCGTCGACAACGGCCGCACCCAGCAGCTGGGCCGCCCCGACTTCCGGGCCTCGCTCAAGTGCATCCGCTGCGGGGCCTGCATGAACACCTGCCCGGTGTACCGGCGCAGCGGCGGCCACAGCTACGATTTCACCGTGCCCGGCCCCATCGGCGCGATTCTGTCGCCCAACATCGACCTGAAAAAGCATAGCTCCCTGCCCTTCGCCAGCACGCTCTGCGGCTCCTGCACCGACGTCTGCCCGGTCAAAATCGACATTCACACCCAGCTCTACAAGTGGCGGCAGGTGCTGGCCGAGGCCGGCGAAATTCCAATTGCCAAGAAGTGGAGCCTTAGGTTTATGGGCCGCTTCCTGGCCAGCCCCAAAGCCTTTGGCCTGGGCGGCAAACTGGCCCGCACCGGCCTGCGCCTGCTGCCCCACCAGCTCACTCACGCCCAAGCCCTCAACCCCTGGGCCGTAGCCCGGGAGCTGCCCGAGCCTCCCAAGCAAAGCTTCCGCGAATGGTACGCACGGGCGGTGAAACAGTGAAATGGTGAATGAGTGAATGAGTGAATTGACGTGCCGTAAGTCGTGTCATTGCGAGGCGCGAAGCAAGGGCAGCCAAATTCATTTTTCACATTCTCCACATTCAACCACATTCCCCCCATCCCCCCACATTAGCACCTCAGCACATTAAACAATTAGCACATTACCCCCTTGTCTTCTTCGCGCGAAAAAATTCTGGCGGCGGCCCGGGCTAACAAGCCGGCTGAAACGCCCTTGCCTACCGTTCCCGACTTCGGCGGCGATGCCTCCGTGGAGCGGTTCATGGCGGTGCTGAGCAGCATTGGCGGCCGGGTAGTATGGGTAGCCGATCCGGCGCAGCTGGGTCCCGTGGTCCAGCAGCTGTTTCCCGACGCCCGGCGCACCGCCTCGAACCTGTTTCCGGCCACCGTAGGCGTGCACGCCCAGACGCCCACCAGCGGGCTGGCCGAGGTAGACCTGGCCGTGCTGCCCGGCGAAATCGGGGTGGCGGAAAATGGGGCCGTCTGGCTGCCCGAGGCCAATATGCTGCACCGGGCCCTGCCCACCGTGACCCAGCACCTCGTGCTGGTACTCGACCACCGCCATATCGTGGCCACCATGCACCAGGCCTACGCCCGGCTGCCCAACACCGGCGGCTACGGCGCGTTCGTAGCGGGTCCTTCCAAAACGGCGGATATCGAGCAGTCCCTGGTCATTGGGGCGCATGGCGCGCGTAGTCTGGTGCTGGTGCTGTACTAAGCTGGGTGGCAGGCAGGGAAAAGCAACGCGGCCCGGCTCGGGCAAGCCGCCGCGCATAGTTCAGCCGGCGCCCTTTGGCAAAAGTTCGGGGCCGCGTCGGCCGCTACGTCAGCTAGTCTGGCGCGGCCCGCCGCCTCTGCGGGGCCGATAGTTTGCGTTCCTTTGCCCCATGAAGCTTCTTCGCTCCACGCTCCTGCTGCTGCTTCCGGCACTGCTTTCCGCCTTTCTGCCCGGGCCCAAAGCCCGACCCACCCTGTTTCTCATCGGCGACTCCACCGTGAAATATGGCAACCTCCACGCTGAGGGAGCCCTCTGGGGGTGGGGCTCTTTGCTGCCGGCCTACTTCGATACAACCCGCCTCGCTATCCAAAATTACGCCCGGGGCGGCACCAGCAGCCGCACGTTTCGCAGCCTGGGCTACTGGGCGGCGGTGCAGCCCCTGCTCAGGCCCGGCGACTTCGTGCTGCTGCAGTTTGGTCACAACGACGACAGCCCGCTGAATGACACGACCGTGGCCCGGGGCACGCTCAAAGGCAACGGCGAGGAAACTCAGGACATCGTCAACCAGCTCACCGGCCAGCCCGAAACGGTGCACTCCTACGGCTGGTATCTGCGCCAGTTCGTTGCCGAGGCCCGGGCCCGGGGTGCCCGGGTCGTTATCTGCTCCCTCGTCCCGCGCAACGCCTGGACCAGTGGCAAAGTCAACCGCAAC is a window from the Hymenobacter aquaticus genome containing:
- a CDS encoding (Fe-S)-binding protein; amino-acid sequence: MRVALFIPCYVDQFYPQVGIASLQLLQKLGVRAHFPAQQTCCGQPLANSGCERDALPIYRHFVDTFQGYDYVVAPSGSCVYHVRKHFDKLEQTAEVQHVRAATYDLIDFITQILGVTELPGRFPHKVGLHLSCHGQRGLHQANESELTPVRDGQLRRLLASLEGIELTELDRNDECCGFGGTFCVSEEAISARMGQDRVQDHLRNGTTILTGGDMSCLMHLQGIVRRRQLPMQVLHAVEILNGEVVT
- a CDS encoding TIM barrel protein, with product MLTVQRLHDLNQPLLAEHQLQFSYLADLLSRRHQDAQAVVRELVKFQVAIPSWALGTGGTRFGRFPLGGEPRNLEEKIGDVGLLHQLNGSSNSISLHIPWDIPQDIAGLEQLQREYGLVIDSVNSNTFQDQPGQPFSYKFGSLSHTEQAVRQQAIQHNIDCINYGRQLGARTLTVWLADGSNFPGQQHLRRAYRRTQESLAAIYEAMPSDWQLLIEYKPYEPHFYSMVIPDWGTSYSLCQSLGQNANVLVDLGHHLPNTNIEQIVGRLQQFGRLGGFHFNGSMYGDDDLTTGSSKPFQLFLIFNELVDAARDTSVTNPLVAYMIDASHNTKDPLEDLLQSIENILGAYAKALLVDREALHEAQETNDVVRAEEILRDAFLLDVRPLVAEAYRQSGGALKPVAAYRAAGVREQLIQQRGKLSVSTGL
- a CDS encoding rhamnogalacturonan acetylesterase, which encodes MKLLRSTLLLLLPALLSAFLPGPKARPTLFLIGDSTVKYGNLHAEGALWGWGSLLPAYFDTTRLAIQNYARGGTSSRTFRSLGYWAAVQPLLRPGDFVLLQFGHNDDSPLNDTTVARGTLKGNGEETQDIVNQLTGQPETVHSYGWYLRQFVAEARARGARVVICSLVPRNAWTSGKVNRNSPDYGRWAAAAAQQSGAAFIDLNRLVADHYDQTGEAAVGRTYFTPTDPIHTSEAGARLNAEAVASGIRDTKDLALRKYLRRKPGESGRRLDWLHLPMWWAGHAR
- a CDS encoding LutC/YkgG family protein; the protein is MSSSREKILAAARANKPAETPLPTVPDFGGDASVERFMAVLSSIGGRVVWVADPAQLGPVVQQLFPDARRTASNLFPATVGVHAQTPTSGLAEVDLAVLPGEIGVAENGAVWLPEANMLHRALPTVTQHLVLVLDHRHIVATMHQAYARLPNTGGYGAFVAGPSKTADIEQSLVIGAHGARSLVLVLY
- a CDS encoding lactate utilization protein B — protein: MSHSLRAATFVADADRTTWHDETLWFVRQKRDKAVYAVPEFQELRELASQIKEHTLGRLDEYLKQFEAEARRNGVHVHWAADAAEHNDIILDIIRRHNDTRVVKSKSMLTEECHLNPHLLGHGIEVIDTDLGERIIQLREEAPSHLVLPAIHLKKEDVGATFHQHLGTEKGNHDPQQLTEAARQHLRAKFLAAEVAISGVNFAVAETGGVVICTNEGNADLGVNLARVHIASMGIEKLIPRLSDLGVFTRLLARSATGQPVTTYTSHYTKPADGRELHVVIVDNGRTQQLGRPDFRASLKCIRCGACMNTCPVYRRSGGHSYDFTVPGPIGAILSPNIDLKKHSSLPFASTLCGSCTDVCPVKIDIHTQLYKWRQVLAEAGEIPIAKKWSLRFMGRFLASPKAFGLGGKLARTGLRLLPHQLTHAQALNPWAVARELPEPPKQSFREWYARAVKQ
- a CDS encoding four helix bundle protein, whose amino-acid sequence is MEDTTRHFRLGDVEAYRISFALSNCVWDAVVCWNYLAQNTVGSQFIRAVDSVSANLAEGFGRYGKKDKIKFYRIARGSLMEALDWNEKAKARQLLTPEQYGHIFTQLQLLPKSINTLIKYTNTSLKE
- a CDS encoding FGGY-family carbohydrate kinase; this encodes MKKSIYAVFDIGKTNKKLILFDEDQQIIDEQLHVCTDVLDDDGFTCDHLPRLTEWVLRHWEELRRSPHYSVKGVNFTAYGASFVHLGADGQPVAPLYNYLKPIPDDIQRQFYAQLSQSPDEFAADTCSPRLGLLNSGLQLYWLKYAKPELYAQIHTSLHLPNYLSYLLTGEKFSDYTSVGCHTALWDYQRRQYHDWVRREGIDEKLAPLTKDSIASVVDGIMVGVGLHDSTSAVMPYLAENDEPFVLISTGTWSVTINPFNSQPLTPELLRRDCLSFMTPRGEATRASRVFLGREHDYQVERIASYFHVKPDFYRSIVLARPYDETSTLFMPACMAGTGPFPDQPAADWDLSGFRTASDAYQHLMHGLIHLLLESIHLVWQGEKTIFVDGGFARNPLFMQTLSWNFPKAEIRTLEVPQATALGALVHLEQGEAWKKTQLLFM